From Variovorax sp. J2L1-78, the proteins below share one genomic window:
- the xdhB gene encoding xanthine dehydrogenase molybdopterin binding subunit: protein MNKPIDIALLQPVEPFADYQANIAARIDRGAEAKAQDGGARVGISRPHESAALHVAGEATYIDDIPELRGTLHGALGLSPVANGVLKSMDLDVLRALPGVVAVLSAEDIPGSNDCGSIVHDDPILCSGEIRYLGQPVFAVIAQTREVARRVAARAKEVLTIEAAPPVLTPQDAHAKGQYVVPPMHLVRSESTPGGDEQAAVRAAIAAAPHRLKDTLEVGGQEQFYLEGQISYAIPKEGGGMHVHCSTQHPTEMQHLVSHALHLNANEVHVECRRMGGGFGGKESQSGLFACVAAVAAAKLKRPVKLRLDRDDDFLVTGRRHCFWYDYEVGYDDEGRLLGAEITMVTRAGHSADLSGPVMTRALCHFDNAYWMPEVAIHGYSGKTNTQSNTAFRGFGGPQGAIAVENILDTVARRLGRDPLEVRRINFYGKDERNVTPYAQVVTDNIVHELVGELEASSDYRARRDAIAAYNARSPVLKRGIALAPLKFGISFNVPHFNQAGALVHVYNDGSVLVNHGGTEMGQGLNTKVAQVVAHELGVSFECVRATATDTTKVANTSATAASTGADLNGKAAQDAARRIRERLAACAAARHGGDAADVRFANDKVEVNGRTLGFATLVGEAYLDRVQLWSDGFYSTPGLSWDRDTLKGRPFYYYAYGAAVSEVVVDTLTGEWKLLRADILHDAGKSLNPAIDIGQVEGAFIQGMGWLTTEELVWHPQSGKLTTHAPSTYKIPTANDCPPVFNVKLFEGPNFEDSIHRSKAVGEPPLLLPFSVFFAIRDAVSAAGDHRVDPPLRAPATSEAILNAITAVQAGA, encoded by the coding sequence ATGAACAAGCCCATCGACATCGCGCTGCTCCAACCCGTGGAGCCCTTCGCCGACTACCAGGCCAACATCGCCGCACGCATCGACCGCGGGGCTGAGGCCAAGGCGCAGGACGGCGGGGCGCGCGTCGGCATCAGCCGGCCGCACGAATCGGCGGCGCTGCACGTGGCCGGCGAGGCCACCTACATCGACGACATCCCCGAGTTGCGCGGCACGCTGCATGGCGCGCTGGGCCTGTCGCCGGTGGCCAACGGCGTTCTCAAGAGCATGGACCTCGATGTGCTGCGCGCCCTGCCCGGCGTGGTGGCGGTGCTGTCGGCCGAGGACATCCCGGGCAGCAACGACTGCGGTTCGATCGTCCACGACGACCCCATCCTCTGCAGCGGTGAGATCCGCTACCTCGGCCAGCCGGTGTTCGCCGTGATCGCGCAGACCCGCGAGGTGGCCCGCCGCGTCGCCGCACGCGCCAAGGAGGTGCTGACGATCGAGGCCGCCCCGCCGGTGCTGACGCCGCAGGACGCGCACGCCAAGGGCCAGTACGTGGTGCCGCCGATGCACCTGGTGCGCAGCGAGAGCACGCCGGGCGGCGACGAGCAGGCGGCGGTGCGCGCGGCCATCGCCGCCGCGCCGCACCGGCTGAAGGACACGCTGGAGGTCGGCGGCCAGGAGCAGTTCTACCTGGAAGGCCAGATCAGCTACGCCATCCCGAAGGAGGGCGGCGGCATGCACGTGCACTGCTCGACCCAGCACCCGACCGAGATGCAGCACCTGGTGTCGCACGCGCTGCACCTCAACGCCAACGAGGTGCATGTCGAATGCCGGCGCATGGGCGGCGGATTCGGCGGCAAGGAATCGCAGTCGGGCCTGTTCGCCTGCGTGGCGGCGGTGGCGGCGGCCAAGCTCAAGCGCCCGGTCAAGTTGCGGCTGGACCGCGACGACGACTTCCTGGTCACCGGCCGGCGCCACTGCTTCTGGTACGACTACGAGGTCGGCTACGACGACGAAGGCCGGCTGCTCGGCGCGGAGATCACCATGGTCACGCGCGCCGGCCATTCGGCCGACCTCTCGGGGCCGGTGATGACCCGCGCGCTGTGCCACTTCGACAACGCCTACTGGATGCCCGAGGTCGCGATCCATGGCTATTCGGGCAAGACCAACACCCAGAGCAACACGGCCTTCCGCGGCTTCGGCGGGCCGCAGGGCGCGATCGCGGTGGAGAACATCCTCGACACCGTGGCGCGCCGGCTGGGCCGCGACCCGCTCGAGGTGCGGCGCATCAACTTCTACGGCAAGGACGAGCGCAACGTCACGCCCTACGCCCAGGTCGTGACCGACAACATCGTCCACGAACTGGTGGGCGAACTCGAGGCCAGCAGCGACTACCGCGCGCGGCGCGACGCCATCGCGGCCTACAACGCGCGCAGCCCCGTGCTCAAGCGCGGCATCGCGCTGGCGCCGCTGAAGTTCGGCATCTCCTTCAACGTGCCGCACTTCAACCAGGCCGGTGCGCTGGTGCATGTCTACAACGACGGCTCGGTGCTGGTGAACCATGGCGGCACCGAGATGGGCCAGGGCCTGAACACCAAGGTCGCGCAGGTGGTGGCGCACGAGCTGGGCGTGAGCTTCGAGTGCGTGCGCGCCACGGCCACCGACACGACCAAGGTTGCGAACACCTCGGCCACGGCCGCGTCGACCGGTGCCGACCTGAACGGCAAGGCCGCGCAGGATGCGGCACGCCGCATTCGCGAACGTCTCGCGGCCTGTGCCGCCGCGCGCCACGGCGGCGATGCGGCCGACGTGCGCTTCGCCAACGACAAGGTCGAGGTCAACGGCCGCACCCTGGGCTTCGCGACGCTGGTGGGCGAGGCCTACCTCGACCGCGTGCAGCTGTGGTCCGACGGCTTCTATTCGACGCCCGGCCTCAGCTGGGACCGCGACACGCTCAAGGGCCGGCCGTTCTACTACTACGCCTACGGCGCGGCGGTGAGCGAGGTCGTCGTCGACACGCTGACCGGCGAATGGAAGCTGCTGCGCGCCGACATCCTGCACGATGCCGGCAAGTCGCTCAACCCGGCCATCGACATCGGACAGGTCGAGGGCGCCTTCATCCAGGGCATGGGGTGGCTCACCACCGAAGAACTGGTGTGGCATCCGCAGAGCGGCAAGCTGACGACGCACGCGCCGAGCACCTACAAGATCCCGACGGCCAACGACTGCCCGCCGGTCTTCAACGTCAAGCTGTTCGAAGGGCCGAACTTCGAGGACTCCATCCACCGCAGCAAGGCCGTGGGCGAACCGCCCCTGCTGCTGCCGTTCTCGGTCTTCTTCGCGATCCGCGACGCGGTGTCGGCGGCCGGCGATCACCGGGTCGACCCGCCGCTGCGCGCACCGGCGACCAGCGAGGCGATCCTGAATGCGATCACGGCGGTGCAGGCGGGGGCCTGA
- a CDS encoding helix-turn-helix domain-containing protein → MTAPDFPIFDSSDFSGEEGAFYFDLVRLEDRPDIPRGFPHRHNYYHLLWMSEAAGTHLLDFESFEARANAVFFVSPGQLHAWASTVQPKGFVINFSTEFFVQMFPRSDEIAQYPFFHVASDAPVLYLEQAQHDALLPLLLEMEKEMLGRAEARLDIVRSYLLVLLTRLRRLYPETTREGASPQSHSLTKRFKLLIDQHYLDFGPLRDYAERLHVTERQLNDAVKRTLGKTAGLLVQERLVLEAKRLLSNTDMGVAEIAFHLRFEDHAYFGRFFKKHTALTPGEFKKRYAGPG, encoded by the coding sequence GTGACCGCTCCCGACTTCCCGATCTTCGACAGCTCCGACTTCAGCGGTGAGGAAGGGGCGTTCTATTTCGACCTGGTGCGGCTGGAAGACCGGCCCGACATCCCGCGCGGCTTTCCGCACCGCCACAACTACTACCACCTGCTGTGGATGAGCGAAGCGGCCGGCACGCACCTGCTGGATTTCGAGAGCTTCGAGGCACGCGCCAACGCGGTGTTTTTCGTCTCCCCCGGCCAGTTGCACGCCTGGGCTTCGACGGTGCAGCCCAAGGGCTTCGTCATCAACTTCAGCACCGAATTCTTCGTGCAGATGTTCCCGCGCTCCGACGAGATCGCGCAGTACCCCTTCTTCCATGTCGCCTCCGATGCGCCGGTGCTCTACCTCGAACAGGCGCAGCACGACGCGCTGCTGCCGCTGCTGCTCGAGATGGAAAAGGAAATGCTCGGCCGGGCCGAGGCGCGCCTGGACATCGTGCGCTCCTACCTCCTGGTGCTGCTAACGCGGCTGCGCCGGCTGTACCCGGAAACCACGCGCGAGGGCGCGTCGCCGCAAAGCCATTCGCTCACCAAACGCTTCAAGCTGCTGATCGACCAGCACTACCTCGACTTCGGCCCGCTGCGCGACTACGCCGAGCGCCTGCACGTGACGGAGCGGCAGCTCAACGACGCGGTCAAGCGCACGCTGGGCAAGACGGCCGGGCTGCTGGTGCAGGAGCGGCTGGTGCTCGAAGCCAAACGCCTGCTGAGCAACACCGACATGGGCGTCGCCGAGATCGCCTTCCACCTGCGCTTCGAGGACCATGCCTACTTCGGCCGCTTCTTCAAGAAGCACACGGCGCTGACGCCGGGCGAATTCAAGAAGCGCTACGCGGGGCCAGGGTAA
- a CDS encoding tripartite tricarboxylate transporter substrate binding protein, which yields MNTLLRASALAALAACALATAHAQAPADFPSRPIKIIVPFAAGGATDVIARVVGQKVADQLGQPVVVDNKAGANGNIGAVAVARAAPDGYTILMATSSHAINATLYKKLDYSLTKDFVGLSNLASVPLVLVVNPGVSARNAAEFAALAKAQGDKLNFASGGTGTASHLAGEQFNTIVGARMLHVPYKGGAVAQTDLIGGQVQAMFANLPEVLSQVQAGKLRPLAVTGKARRPNLPNVPTFAESGYPQMDTRSWFGLFAPAGTPAPIVAKLSASIAQAVADPAVQARLKELGADPIGDRHEAFQPFVAQEVTRWGALVERSGATAD from the coding sequence ATGAACACCTTGCTGCGGGCCTCGGCCCTCGCGGCGCTGGCCGCCTGCGCGCTGGCCACGGCCCACGCCCAAGCCCCCGCCGACTTCCCGTCGCGGCCGATCAAGATCATCGTGCCCTTCGCCGCCGGCGGTGCCACCGACGTGATCGCACGCGTGGTGGGTCAGAAGGTGGCCGACCAGCTGGGCCAGCCGGTCGTGGTCGACAACAAGGCCGGCGCCAACGGCAACATCGGTGCGGTGGCGGTGGCACGCGCCGCACCCGACGGGTACACGATCCTGATGGCGACTTCCAGCCACGCCATCAACGCGACGCTCTACAAGAAGCTCGACTACAGCCTGACGAAGGACTTCGTCGGCCTGTCGAACCTGGCCTCGGTGCCGCTGGTGCTGGTGGTGAACCCCGGCGTGTCGGCACGCAATGCCGCCGAGTTCGCGGCCCTGGCCAAGGCGCAAGGCGACAAGCTCAACTTCGCCTCCGGCGGGACCGGCACCGCGTCGCACCTGGCCGGCGAGCAGTTCAACACCATCGTCGGCGCCCGCATGCTGCACGTGCCGTACAAGGGCGGCGCCGTGGCCCAGACCGACCTGATCGGCGGCCAGGTGCAGGCGATGTTCGCCAACCTCCCCGAAGTGCTGTCGCAGGTGCAGGCCGGCAAGCTGCGCCCGCTGGCCGTCACCGGCAAGGCGCGGCGCCCCAACCTGCCCAACGTGCCGACCTTTGCCGAGTCCGGCTATCCGCAGATGGACACGCGCTCGTGGTTCGGCCTGTTCGCGCCGGCCGGCACGCCGGCACCGATCGTCGCCAAACTGTCGGCCTCCATCGCCCAGGCCGTGGCCGACCCGGCCGTGCAGGCCCGCCTCAAGGAGCTCGGCGCCGACCCGATCGGCGACCGCCACGAAGCCTTCCAGCCCTTCGTCGCCCAGGAAGTGACGCGTTGGGGCGCGCTGGTGGAACGCTCCGGCGCCACCGCCGACTGA
- a CDS encoding four-carbon acid sugar kinase family protein — MSAPTRVAPAIVYYGDDFTGATDTLATGARAGLRTLLFLRVPTPAQLDAAGALDCIGIAGAARSMAPDEMRAELAPVAALFRRLGARVLHYKTCSTFDSAPEVGSIGVAIDTLRPAVDAPWTAIVGGQPDLERYCLFGHLFAAAGSGGEVHRIDRHPTMSRHPVTPMHEADLRRHLALQGLVDVRSLPYPQYAQGFEAWRAPASGAVLFDVAENAHLQAIGRVLWAQAEAASLLAVGPSSVVQALAPQLATAPHTPARVAPARGPVLVLAGSLSPVTARQVAAARSFETVWLDPQRLVIDARARTEAIGRVAALLAQGRHVLACTVRPGAAPASDTGVSARALARAGGELLAGVLSSVALSRVGVAGGDTSSHAVQALDAWGLSYRASLAPGVALCRLHSESPGLDGLEIALKGGQMGGEDFFERLVHGNA; from the coding sequence ATGAGCGCGCCGACGCGCGTGGCACCGGCCATCGTCTACTACGGCGACGACTTCACCGGCGCCACCGACACGCTGGCGACCGGCGCGCGGGCCGGGCTGCGCACGCTGTTGTTCCTGCGCGTGCCGACGCCGGCGCAGCTCGACGCGGCGGGTGCGCTCGACTGCATCGGCATCGCCGGCGCGGCGCGCTCGATGGCGCCCGATGAGATGCGCGCCGAGCTCGCGCCGGTGGCCGCGCTGTTCCGCCGCCTCGGCGCGCGCGTGCTGCACTACAAGACCTGCTCGACCTTCGACAGCGCGCCCGAGGTGGGCAGCATCGGCGTCGCCATCGACACGCTGCGGCCGGCGGTCGACGCGCCGTGGACCGCCATCGTCGGCGGCCAGCCGGACCTGGAGCGCTACTGCCTGTTCGGCCACCTCTTCGCCGCGGCAGGCAGCGGTGGCGAGGTGCACCGCATCGATCGCCACCCGACGATGAGCCGGCACCCGGTCACGCCGATGCACGAGGCCGATCTGCGTCGTCACCTCGCCTTGCAGGGCCTGGTCGATGTGCGTTCGCTGCCCTACCCGCAGTACGCGCAGGGCTTCGAGGCCTGGCGCGCGCCGGCCTCCGGCGCGGTGCTGTTCGACGTGGCCGAGAACGCGCATCTGCAGGCCATCGGCCGCGTGCTGTGGGCGCAGGCCGAGGCGGCCTCGCTGCTCGCCGTCGGCCCCAGCAGCGTGGTGCAGGCCCTGGCGCCGCAACTGGCGACGGCACCGCACACGCCCGCCCGGGTGGCGCCGGCGCGTGGCCCGGTGCTGGTGCTGGCCGGCAGCCTGTCGCCGGTCACGGCGCGGCAGGTCGCGGCGGCCCGGTCCTTCGAGACGGTGTGGCTCGACCCGCAGCGGCTGGTGATCGATGCGCGCGCGCGCACCGAGGCGATCGGCCGCGTCGCCGCCCTGCTGGCACAGGGCCGCCACGTGCTCGCCTGCACCGTGCGGCCGGGTGCGGCACCCGCGTCCGACACCGGCGTGTCGGCACGTGCGCTCGCGCGGGCCGGTGGCGAGCTGCTGGCCGGCGTGCTGTCGTCCGTGGCGCTGTCGCGCGTCGGCGTCGCCGGCGGCGACACCTCCAGCCATGCGGTGCAGGCGCTCGATGCCTGGGGCCTGTCGTACCGTGCGTCGCTGGCGCCGGGCGTCGCCCTGTGCCGTCTGCACAGCGAATCGCCGGGCCTCGACGGCCTGGAGATCGCGCTCAAGGGCGGCCAGATGGGCGGCGAGGACTTCTTCGAGCGGCTGGTGCACGGCAACGCCTGA
- a CDS encoding ribulose-bisphosphate carboxylase large subunit family protein has translation MATERIRASYLIETPEPPEKVAEVMAGEQSCGTFTRVEGETDALRARARATVESIVELESVNAPSLPNALLERKGTQGPWRRARVEISFPVANIGANLPTLAATVAGNLYDLGEVSGLRLETVHVPAAYRARFELPRVGIAGTRRATGVASGALVGTIIKPNVGFSAAETAELVGRLCAAGVDFIKDDEVCADPDHAPLAERVPAVMAVVRAHQARTGKHVMVAFNITDETDAMKRHADLVEREGGSCVMASLNWCGHSAIQTLRRHTPLALHGHRNGFGALSRHPLLGISFQAYQTLWRLAGVDHMHVHGLQGKFSQPDEEVIASAQDCFTPLAEGVDDRVMPAFSSGQWAGTVPATWSAIGSDDLLFMSGGGILAHPQGPAAGVASIRQAWAAARAGTPLDEAARSAPELAAALAFFGQR, from the coding sequence ATGGCCACCGAACGCATCCGCGCCAGCTACCTGATCGAGACGCCCGAGCCGCCCGAGAAGGTGGCCGAGGTGATGGCCGGCGAGCAGTCGTGCGGCACCTTCACGCGCGTCGAGGGCGAGACCGATGCGCTGCGGGCGCGGGCCCGCGCGACGGTCGAGTCGATCGTCGAACTCGAGTCCGTGAATGCGCCGAGCCTGCCCAACGCGCTGCTGGAGCGCAAGGGCACGCAGGGCCCGTGGCGGCGCGCGCGTGTCGAGATCTCCTTCCCGGTCGCCAACATCGGCGCCAACCTGCCGACGCTGGCCGCGACGGTGGCGGGCAATCTCTACGATTTGGGCGAGGTCAGCGGCCTGCGGCTGGAAACGGTGCATGTGCCCGCTGCGTACCGCGCTCGCTTCGAACTGCCGCGGGTCGGCATCGCGGGCACGCGCCGCGCCACCGGCGTGGCGAGCGGTGCACTGGTCGGCACCATCATCAAGCCGAACGTCGGCTTCTCGGCGGCCGAGACGGCCGAGCTGGTCGGCCGCCTCTGCGCGGCCGGCGTCGACTTCATCAAGGACGACGAGGTCTGCGCCGACCCCGACCACGCGCCGCTGGCCGAGCGCGTGCCGGCCGTGATGGCGGTGGTGCGTGCGCACCAGGCGCGCACCGGCAAGCACGTGATGGTGGCCTTCAACATCACCGACGAGACCGACGCCATGAAGCGCCACGCCGACCTGGTCGAGCGCGAGGGCGGCTCCTGCGTCATGGCCAGCCTCAACTGGTGCGGCCATTCCGCCATCCAGACGCTGCGCCGCCACACGCCGCTGGCGCTGCACGGCCATCGCAACGGCTTCGGCGCGCTGTCGCGCCACCCGTTGCTGGGCATATCCTTTCAGGCCTACCAGACGCTGTGGCGGCTGGCCGGCGTCGACCACATGCATGTGCACGGGCTGCAGGGCAAGTTCTCGCAGCCCGACGAGGAAGTCATTGCATCGGCGCAGGACTGCTTCACGCCGCTGGCCGAGGGTGTCGACGACCGCGTGATGCCGGCCTTCTCGTCCGGCCAGTGGGCCGGCACCGTGCCCGCGACCTGGTCCGCGATCGGCAGCGACGACCTGCTCTTCATGTCGGGCGGCGGCATCCTCGCGCACCCGCAGGGGCCGGCCGCGGGCGTGGCCAGCATCCGCCAGGCCTGGGCCGCCGCGCGTGCCGGCACGCCGCTGGACGAGGCGGCGCGCAGCGCGCCCGAGCTGGCCGCGGCGCTGGCCTTCTTCGGCCAGCGATGA
- a CDS encoding VOC family protein, with translation MSRHFGEIRQLGYVVHDIEAAMDYWSKTLGVGPWYYNPKVPIVNYRYDGQSYEPHNSVALANSGFVQVELIQTRNDVPSMYRDFLQAGRTGLQHVAYWTESYDADVERLLEQGFKPKMSGEVGARGRFIYFDTEYHPGTVIELSEVAGPKGRMFDLIRETSKTWDGATDPVRPFPDLSKL, from the coding sequence ATGAGCCGCCATTTCGGAGAGATCCGCCAGCTGGGCTATGTCGTGCACGACATCGAAGCCGCTATGGACTACTGGAGCAAGACGCTGGGCGTCGGCCCCTGGTACTACAACCCCAAGGTGCCGATCGTGAACTACCGGTACGACGGCCAGTCGTACGAGCCGCACAACTCGGTGGCGCTCGCCAACTCGGGCTTCGTGCAGGTCGAACTGATCCAGACGCGCAACGACGTGCCCTCGATGTACCGCGACTTCCTGCAGGCCGGCCGCACCGGGCTGCAGCACGTCGCCTACTGGACGGAAAGCTATGACGCCGACGTCGAGCGCCTGCTCGAGCAGGGCTTCAAGCCCAAGATGAGCGGCGAGGTCGGCGCGCGCGGGCGCTTCATCTACTTCGACACCGAGTACCACCCGGGCACGGTGATCGAGCTGTCGGAAGTCGCCGGCCCCAAGGGCCGGATGTTCGACCTGATCCGCGAAACCTCCAAGACCTGGGACGGCGCCACCGACCCGGTGCGCCCCTTCCCCGATCTCTCGAAGCTGTGA
- a CDS encoding NIPSNAP family protein: protein MLYDVRTYTCRPGTLKRHLALYAEHGYDTQRRHLGEPLAYLQTETGNVNSYTHIWVFADAADRAAKRAAMQRDPAWAGYLDKSAEAAYLVSQETRLMVPTAFFKPQP from the coding sequence ATGCTCTACGACGTCCGCACGTACACCTGCCGCCCCGGCACCCTCAAGCGCCACCTGGCCCTCTACGCCGAGCACGGCTACGACACGCAGCGCCGCCACCTCGGCGAGCCGCTGGCCTACCTGCAGACCGAGACCGGCAACGTCAACAGCTACACGCACATCTGGGTGTTCGCCGACGCGGCCGACCGTGCGGCCAAGCGCGCCGCCATGCAGCGCGACCCGGCCTGGGCCGGCTACCTCGACAAGAGCGCCGAAGCGGCCTACCTGGTGTCGCAGGAAACCCGCCTGATGGTGCCGACGGCCTTCTTCAAGCCCCAGCCCTGA
- a CDS encoding Nramp family divalent metal transporter translates to MKKRIPSFLRHVGPGVVTGAADDDPSGIATYTQAGAQFGTGLLWTVFLSLPFMIAIQMVSARIGRVTGQGVAANLRDHMPRWLLLGLVGLLVIANTINIAADIGAMGEALQLVVGGGQHFHSLAFGAVTVLLQVFVPYRRLAHILKWLTLTLFAYVAAVFVVDVPWGRVLHDLVVPKLQWRSDYWMMIVALLGTTISPYLFFWQASQEVEELRQKGGRRGSDAEVWRALRRVKLDTWIGMIFSNAIAFFVMVVGGAVLFKAGIHDVTSAAQAAEALRPLAGDFAFWLFAGGIIATGLLAVPVLASSAAYAVAEAFGWEEGLERHWHEAKRFYAIIGIATLAGTALDFTPVDPMKALYWSAVINGVVAVPIMAAMMMLVAREKVMGAFVASRRTRWLGWVGTALMGFAVLMMLRDVVA, encoded by the coding sequence GTGAAAAAACGCATCCCCTCTTTCCTGCGCCACGTCGGCCCGGGCGTCGTCACCGGTGCCGCTGACGACGATCCCTCCGGCATCGCCACCTACACCCAGGCCGGCGCGCAGTTCGGCACCGGCCTGCTGTGGACCGTGTTCCTCTCGCTGCCCTTCATGATCGCTATCCAGATGGTGTCGGCGCGCATCGGCCGGGTCACGGGCCAGGGCGTGGCGGCCAACTTGCGCGACCACATGCCGCGCTGGTTGCTGCTGGGGCTGGTCGGGCTGCTGGTGATCGCGAACACCATCAACATCGCCGCGGACATCGGTGCCATGGGCGAGGCGCTGCAGCTGGTGGTCGGCGGCGGCCAGCACTTCCACTCGCTGGCGTTCGGCGCAGTGACCGTGCTGCTGCAGGTCTTCGTGCCGTACCGGCGGCTGGCGCACATCCTCAAGTGGCTCACGCTCACCCTGTTCGCCTATGTGGCGGCGGTGTTCGTGGTGGATGTGCCCTGGGGCCGCGTGCTGCACGACCTCGTCGTGCCGAAGCTGCAGTGGCGCAGCGACTACTGGATGATGATCGTGGCGCTGCTGGGCACGACCATCTCGCCCTATCTCTTCTTCTGGCAGGCCTCGCAGGAGGTCGAGGAGTTGCGCCAGAAGGGTGGCCGACGCGGCAGCGACGCCGAGGTCTGGCGGGCTCTGCGCCGCGTGAAGCTCGACACCTGGATCGGCATGATCTTCTCGAACGCCATCGCCTTCTTCGTGATGGTGGTGGGCGGCGCGGTGCTGTTCAAGGCCGGCATCCACGACGTCACGTCGGCGGCGCAGGCCGCCGAAGCCCTGCGGCCGCTGGCCGGCGACTTCGCCTTCTGGCTCTTTGCGGGCGGCATCATCGCCACCGGCCTGCTGGCCGTGCCGGTGCTGGCCTCGTCGGCGGCCTACGCGGTGGCCGAGGCCTTCGGCTGGGAAGAGGGGCTGGAGCGCCACTGGCACGAGGCGAAGAGGTTCTACGCCATCATCGGCATCGCCACCCTGGCCGGCACCGCGCTCGACTTCACGCCGGTCGACCCGATGAAGGCGCTCTACTGGAGCGCCGTCATCAATGGCGTGGTCGCCGTGCCGATCATGGCGGCCATGATGATGCTGGTGGCCCGCGAGAAGGTGATGGGCGCCTTCGTCGCCAGCCGCCGCACCCGCTGGCTGGGCTGGGTCGGCACCGCGCTGATGGGTTTCGCGGTGCTGATGATGCTGCGCGACGTGGTCGCGTAG
- the xdhA gene encoding xanthine dehydrogenase small subunit, producing MSLPPMTSPIRFFHQGRTVEVAGVHPTRSVLDWLREDAHCTGTKEGCNEGDCGACTVVVGELAAEGAPGAVGGLTLQTVNACIQFLPTLHGKALFTVEDLKSGLLNDGGKAHDARRHDKHPVQCLHPVQQAMVDCHGSQCGFCTPGFVMSLWSSYEHHRAAGSVPTRQQLADDLSGNLCRCTGYRPILDAGQRMFDLPPMQLDTQPVVQALTQLQREGGFDYAAARDGRTDHFHAPKTLDDLAALRERKPQARLLAGSTDIGLWVNKQFRDVGDLIYIGDVAELKTVEARGDTLHIGAGASLEGAWRALAQRAPALTDVWLRFASPPIRHAGTMGGNVANGSPIGDSPPVLMALDAQIVLRRGAQVRRLPLTDFYVDYMKNELASGEFVQGLEVPLASLQRQVRAYKISKRFDCDISALCGGFALALDGEVVKEVRLAFGGMAGIVKRAAKAEAALVGQPWTQASVNAAKQALADDFQPLSDMRASAGYRLQVAQNLVQRLWLETRTADALPPDATSVWSVMPHDVLPVVQGA from the coding sequence ATGAGCCTTCCCCCGATGACCTCTCCCATCCGCTTCTTCCACCAGGGCCGCACGGTCGAGGTGGCGGGCGTGCATCCCACGCGCTCGGTGCTCGACTGGCTGCGCGAGGACGCCCACTGCACCGGCACCAAGGAAGGGTGCAACGAGGGCGATTGCGGTGCGTGCACGGTGGTGGTCGGCGAACTGGCGGCCGAGGGTGCGCCGGGCGCTGTCGGGGGCCTGACGCTGCAGACGGTCAATGCCTGCATCCAGTTCCTGCCGACGTTGCACGGCAAGGCGCTCTTCACGGTGGAAGACTTGAAGAGCGGCCTGCTCAACGACGGCGGCAAGGCGCACGATGCGCGACGCCACGACAAGCATCCGGTGCAGTGCCTGCACCCGGTCCAGCAGGCGATGGTCGACTGCCATGGTTCGCAGTGCGGTTTCTGCACCCCCGGCTTCGTGATGTCGCTCTGGTCGAGCTACGAGCACCACCGCGCCGCCGGCAGCGTGCCGACGCGCCAGCAACTGGCCGACGACCTGTCGGGCAACCTGTGCCGCTGCACCGGCTACCGGCCGATCCTCGACGCCGGCCAGCGCATGTTCGACCTGCCGCCGATGCAGCTGGACACGCAGCCGGTGGTGCAGGCGCTGACGCAGCTGCAGCGCGAGGGCGGTTTCGACTATGCCGCGGCCCGCGACGGCCGCACCGACCATTTCCATGCGCCGAAGACACTCGACGACCTCGCCGCGCTGCGCGAGCGCAAACCCCAAGCCCGCTTGCTGGCCGGCTCGACCGACATCGGCCTGTGGGTCAACAAGCAGTTTCGCGACGTCGGTGACCTGATCTACATCGGCGACGTGGCCGAGCTGAAGACCGTCGAGGCGCGCGGCGACACGCTGCACATCGGCGCCGGTGCTTCGCTCGAAGGCGCCTGGCGCGCCCTGGCGCAGCGCGCGCCCGCGCTCACCGACGTCTGGCTGCGCTTCGCCTCGCCGCCGATCCGGCATGCCGGCACCATGGGCGGCAACGTGGCCAACGGCTCGCCCATCGGCGATTCGCCGCCGGTGCTGATGGCGCTCGATGCGCAGATCGTGCTGCGGCGCGGGGCGCAGGTGCGCCGCCTGCCGCTGACCGACTTCTACGTCGACTACATGAAGAACGAACTGGCGTCGGGCGAGTTCGTCCAGGGGCTGGAGGTGCCGCTGGCCTCGCTGCAGCGTCAGGTGCGGGCGTACAAGATCAGCAAGCGCTTCGACTGCGACATCTCGGCGCTGTGCGGTGGCTTCGCGCTGGCGCTCGATGGCGAGGTGGTGAAGGAGGTGCGGCTGGCCTTCGGCGGCATGGCCGGCATCGTCAAGCGCGCCGCGAAGGCCGAGGCGGCACTGGTCGGCCAGCCCTGGACGCAGGCCTCCGTGAATGCGGCGAAGCAGGCACTGGCCGACGACTTCCAGCCGCTGTCGGACATGCGTGCCTCGGCCGGCTACCGGCTGCAGGTGGCGCAGAACCTCGTCCAGCGCCTGTGGCTCGAAACCCGCACGGCCGATGCGCTGCCGCCGGACGCCACCAGCGTGTGGAGCGTGATGCCGCACGACGTGCTGCCAGTTGTCCAGGGAGCGTGA